The nucleotide sequence TCATGTCATCATCTTTGAGGTTTGTCTTGTTGTGTTTTTAACCAAGGTTTTACTACATTCTTGTTTGGAGAAATTCCGTGTTCGTATCAACGATAGAACGCTTTCAAGTTCGTAGATAATTATCACATCGTGTGAGGTTCATATATGCAGTGTGTAAAagaaattacaataataatttagCAAAGCGGATGCTAAGAATCCTATATATacacagatttaaaaaaaaatcacatgatCCCATTTAAAAACTGGAAAAATATACCAATGTCAAACTTCATGGCAGGTGTTCATTATGTCTGGCGTTGTGCGGACTGAGCTGGCTGATGGTAGAAGCGATTAATCCGGCATCACGTCTGAAAGTTCGCCCTCTTCCCGTGCCAGCGCTGACAGCTGCAGGGGTAAATAAGCTTGTTTTAATATAGGAGTAATATAGGAGTCGAGGATATGAATGTATTTCGCCTTCAAttatcaaaatcataaataatctttattttaagAAAGAACCAATATCACGTTGGTAAATATGACTTTAGTATATACAACTTGAATTAAATAGTATTTCTTTGTGTTGTATCCTACATGTTTTATACGATGATTGTCTTATGTATGGaaacattaaatacttaaaaatgtgCTAGAACAACTATTTATTGGTTCAATATTTATCTATATGGTATGTATTGAAGTATTCTACACTTAAATAACAAAGACTTATAATGATTACTTGCGTACAGCTGGTGGGTCCCTGGTTTGTTCAGTCCCACCTTGCCCCGTGCAGTTGGCAAGGATCCTCAGAGTTCACTGACTGGCAGACCAACATTGTCCTCGGCGCACAACCAGGCATCAAGTACAGGAACGACGTGTGGAGGTAGGCTGTAGGTTGTATTTCATGTACATACCATGTAATGTGTTCACTTGTGTGATGATGATCGTGATGGTGatgatcacaggtggttagcgtgtggctatgctattaattagtgaaaacatcattttgaatgataaataatcatattataacgacgttttcgggtgatttttagttggataccttgttatatatatatttgatagtgattttttttttcataaaagttgagttttcgttataatatgattatttatcaatcaaaatgataatttcactaattaatatcatagccacacgctaaccacctgtgatgatgatggggtaattgttcagcatatattgttatttttattggtGGTTTTTATAATCAGTCAAATACAGAAAACCTATTACAATATGTATTAATGGTTATAAAGATAATATTGTCTTGAGACAGCTGGAGGAACAATAACTCATATTAAATTACTATTTCAGTGTTACCAGTAGCCTTCTATCTCATATGTAATTATCCTATTTTCAGTTTGAACGTATTATATAAAGACCTTATGAGTTGATAACATTTAAGTACCAAACGAAAACCATATATACAACTCACAAACCATTTCCAATGTAACCGTCTCCAGAGTTAGGTATCATCCTATGCATTGTAATGCATGAAATCATTGAACACCATCACAATGTGTCTTGATGAATTAAGCCAATTCATGTTAAGCCATCACAAAGTACATCTTTACGTAAAATACAGCAATAACAGAAGCGAAACAGATTAAGAATGAAAGTCATAGCATATTAGCGTTCTTTAGGGGATAAATTAAACGTGTTTGACAATGTTATATTTGCTTACAAAGCCACGCAACAAATCATAGCTAAGACTCTTTTTTTACTTAATCTAAGttctgatttttttaatgaatacatacgggTTTACAAAGGGATCGGATTATTGGTTtggaaaatacaacaacaaaagaaaacataaaaacacGCTGTTTGTCCTCTCTTTTTCAAACTTATCTAGTAAAGTTATAACACCTAACTGTTCAAGCTATATTACACATTGCATACCTTGCCTCTAcaacattatttaatttgacattgtCCACACCACATGCAATATATTTTTAAGAGTATACTCGTATGCTATCTCAGCATGACAGCTCATGTGTCTGATTTACAGAATGCACGGGACCTGCACACATGTTCCATTCACAATGATCTTCTCTAGTACTGTCTCTGGAAAGTTAGTCATTAAAGATCCAATTGGTAAGTATTTAAAATGCGATATTGCTCGTTAGCTTTGACAATGAAAATTTCTGATTTCCATAAACTAGTATGTGGACGACATATCGAATCATACTTTAATTTGaattgaacattattttaaaatgtaaaaaaacactaataaccaatggccataaataaatacattttgaaaataaaaaaatcgattattaaaatgtattgttatcaaaatattcaatacaataaCTTCCAATACATGCCTCAACCTTCAAAACACGTAAATCCGATGCGAACAGGTGATGTTCTTACCGGCGAGGCAGTAGTGATCGGGTTCGAGCCCAATGCGTACATTATCATGTGGGGCTGCACCAAACCCTCGGTGATTCCCCATCAGTGTGCTGACCCGTGGCTCACCATCCTGACACGTGACCAGTTCCCGCTGCCGACCGTGTGGAACAATATTGACATGTCACTGATGCACGTGTTCGGTCTGCGACTTGCCGACATTCCACGCGTCAAGCATACAACAGCTCGTGAGTACCTTATATAAAAGCTTTATATTTCAATGATTGTATTACGGGTACCTtttgctcattgggtcattgtcgacttgaaatggcttgaagtaacccgggggtgactagaagccgattcatgtcaccctggggtgacttcaagccgattctaatcacccggtcggcttgaagtcacctcaGAGTGatatgaatcggcttgaagtcacccta is from Dreissena polymorpha isolate Duluth1 chromosome 14, UMN_Dpol_1.0, whole genome shotgun sequence and encodes:
- the LOC127858805 gene encoding uncharacterized protein LOC127858805, yielding MSSSLRCSLCLALCGLSWLMVEAINPASRLKVRPLPVPALTAAGLVGPWFVQSHLAPCSWQGSSEFTDWQTNIVLGAQPGIKYRNDVWRMHGTCTHVPFTMIFSSTVSGKLVIKDPIGDVLTGEAVVIGFEPNAYIIMWGCTKPSVIPHQCADPWLTILTRDQFPLPTVWNNIDMSLMHVFGLRLADIPRVKHTTAPCVPSIPHGVKG